The segment CGTGGACAAACGGCTCGGGTTCTTCGTCAACCACGACCTCGCCGGCTACGAGGTTCCCGTGCATGCCGATATCCCGCATCAAGAGGTGGTGTTCCTCGATGAGACGGACCCGACGTCATCGCCCATGAAGGCCAAGGGCGTCGGCGAGCTGGGCATCTGCGGTGTCGCGGCGGCCATCGCGAACGCCATCTACAATGCGACCGGCGTCAGAGTGCGGGATTATCCCATCACCCTGGACAAGTATCTGGATCGGCTGCCGGAGGCTTGAGCAAGAGTCCGGCGGGGCGGCTGTGCGTCCGCCGGACCTTCGTGGGCAAAAACTATTCCGTCTTGATCCAGACGGCCTTCACGTTGAGGTACTCCTCGACATGCTGGACGCCGGATTCGCGGCCATAACCGCTCATCTTGTAGCCGCCGAAGGGCACGGCCGGGTCCATGGCCTGGTAGCAGTTGATCCACACCGAACCGGCCCGGAGGCCTTTCGCGAGCTTGTGGGCCTTGCCGACATCCTGGGTCCAGACGCCGCTGCCGAGGCCGAAGCTGGTATTGTTGCCGCGGCTGATGACCTCGTCGATGTCGGTGAAGGGGATGGCCGAGAGCACGGGGCCGAAGATCTCTTCCTGGGCGATGCGCATCTCATCGCGAACATTGCCGAAGACCGTGGGCGGGATGAAATAGCCGTCGGCATAGTCGCCATCGGTGAGACGAGCGCCGCCGGACAAAGCGCGGGCGCCTTCCTCCTTGCCGACCTTGAGGTAACCGGAGACGCGATCAAGCTGCTCAGAGGAGACCAGCGGGCCAACCTGAGTGTCGGGATCGAGGCCGTTGCCCACTTTCAGCGAGCGGCTGAACTCCGCGACGCGCTCGGTGAACTCCTCATAGATCTTCTCCTCGACGAAGAGGCGGGTGCCGGCACTGCAGATCTGGCCCGAGTTCGAGAACACAGCCATGCCGGCGCCGGGGACAGCCGCCGCCATGTCGGCATCGGCGAAGACGATGTCGGGGGACTTGCCGCCGAGCTCCAGCGAGACGCGCTTCAAGTTGCCCGCGGAGGCGCGGATGATCTTCTGACCGGTGAGATGGGAGCCGGTGAAGGCGACCTTGTCGACGCCCATATGGGAGGCGAGGGCTGCGCCCGCCGTCTCGCCATGGCCGGGAACGACGTTCACCACGCCGGGCGGCACGCCGGCCTCCTCGCAGAGTTCGGCAAGGCGCAGCGGCGTCAAGGGTGCTTCCTCGGCGGGCTTGAGCACGACGGTGCAGCCGGTCGCCAGCACGGGGCCGAGCTTCCAGATCGAGGCCGTGAGCGGGCCGTTCCAGGGGATGATCGCCCCCACGACGCCCACCGGCTCCTTCAAGGTGTAGGAGAAGATCTGGCCGGGCAGCGAATTCTCGATCGTCTCGCCGTGAATGGACGTCGCCTGGCCCGCATAATAGCGCAGCATGCCCACGGCGCGGGCGCGATTGCCGCGCGTCCTGGTGATTGGCGCGCCCATGTCGAGAGTGTCGAGGGTGGCCAAGTTCTCCATGTCGGCTTCAACGAGATCGGCGAGCTTCAGCAGAAGTCGCTGGCGATCGGCCGGCTTGAAGCGGCTCCAGGGCCCTTCGAAAGCACGACGCGCCGCAGCAACCGCAAGATCGATATCGGCCGCATCACCCTCGGCGACCTGCGCGATGACCTTGCCGGTGGCCGGGTTGTAGGTCGCGAAGGTCTTGCCCGAACGAGCCTCCACCCATTTGCCATCGATATACATCCGCTTGGTGGAGCCATCGAGAAACGGGTGCTGAAAGGCGTCCGCCTTATTGATCACATTCATCGTTCACGTCCTCGGAAAGTTGTGAAGCCGACTGTAAATATTTGGGAAATAGGGATATTTTCAACAACTCATTCGCAATACACACCGAAGTTGTCAAGCTGTTCCTGACTTCTGGAGATGGTTTCCATGACGTTGCTGTCGCCGGTGGAGACCAGGAGATGGGCCAGAGCCTGGGCGATTGCAAAGGCCGGCAGAACGGTCGGAAACAAGGAATCGGACGAATTGTTCACGATGAAATTCAGGCTATCCTCATTGGTCACCGGCGAGACCCGGCTGTCGGTGACGGTGATGATCTTCGCACCCCGCTTGCGCGCGAAGTTGACCGCCTTCACAGCGTCCATCGTGTAGGGGCGATAGGAAAAAACCAGAAGCACATCGCTGACCTCCATGCCCCTCAGCTCATCGGCAAAGGTGCCTCCCGTTCCCGTCAGCAGGATGGTCTTGCCGGAGAAGAACCGGCAGACATAATGAAAATAATAGGAGACCGCGAACATGCTGCGCAGGCCTACAACGTAGATCCGGCGACATTTGTCGATGATGGCCACGGCCTTTTCGAGGCTGGCAATGTTCTCCGCACTGAAGGTGTCGCGGATGTTGGACATCTCCCGCTCGATATGCTCGCTCAAGATCGGCCCGCTCGGGCCCTGGGGGTAATGCTCGCGAACGGCATGTGCGCGCCGCAGCCAGTCGGCCCGGCTGCCGCGCACGGCGTTCTTGCGAAAGCAATCCCTGAAGGACTGGTAGCTGTCGAAGTCCAGTTCCCGTGCAATCCGCAGCATGGTGTTGGGATGAACATCGGCGCGCTTAGCGGTGGCGCGCATGGAATTGATGGCGATCTCCTCGGGGTGATCGATGACGAAGCGCGCCGCAGCCCGCAATTTGGGACTGAGCTGCCCGAAGCGAGACTTCAAGAGCTCAACGATGGCCGCAGGCTCCAGCTGATCCGTCGTCGAGGGCGTCGTCAATTTCACCTGACTTTCATACACACTGCGTCTTCCGGCAACGCGGATACCGGAAGACGGCCAAGCTGAAGCTATCCATTCACGAGCGAACGCACAGGGCGCGTCTGCTCAGCCATTCCACCAAGCCTGGACAGATCACCATAGCGTTTCTCGAGCAGCGGCATAACCTCGCTTCCGAAGCGTTCCATGGATTTCAGCACCTTAGCCTGGGGCATACCGGGAATGCCCATGAAGCAGCTGATGTGGTCGGGCCCCAGGGCGTCGATATCACGGGACAGGCGTTCCGCGACCGTTTCGGGATCTCCCATGGGCAGGCGCTCCAGGATCTCCTCCAGCGGGGGCTCGTCGTCGGCGGGCACTTCCTGCATGAAGGCGCCGTCGAACTTCCCATATTTTCCGCGCATGGCTGCTGCGATCCGGCGAATGTAGCGCGCGCCATCGGCTGCCTGAAGGGCCTCTTCACGGCTGTCGGTGACGAAGATGTAGCGCTGGATGGCGAAGGGCATGGTGGAGACATCGCCACCGGCTGACGCATAGGTGGAGGCGAGGCCTTCCTTGACCTTGGCCACGCTGGCCACATCGCTCCAGCCGGTGGTGAAGAAGGGGGTGTAACCGCGCTCCACGGCCCGTCGCTGGGTCTCCACATCGCTGCCCATGCCGGCGACATAGACGGGCATGTGCTTCTGCACCGGCCTGATGGAGAAACTCGTCTCCGGCATCTGGATGCGCGTGCCATTGAACGAGAAGGTCTCGTTGTTCAGATAGGCGTGAACGAAGTCGAGAATCTCCAGAAGGTCGGTGCGCGCCTGCTTCAGGTCCCGGCCGAATTTGTGAAACTCGTATTCCTGGTAGCCGGAGCCGAAGCCGAGGACGAGGCGGCCGTCGCTGATCTGGTCGGCGACGCCGATATCCTCGGCGAGGCGGACGGGTTCGTAGAGCGGGGCGACGATGACAGCAGGACCCACCTTAATGGTGCTGGTCTGGCCCGCCATGTAGGTGCTCATGGCCAGCGGCGACGGGCACATGCAGTAATTGGAGAAGTGATGCTCGGCGAACCATGCGACCTCCATGCCGATCTGCTCGGCAATCTTCACGTGATCGAGGGTTTCGCGATAGATCAGGCCGGGCGTCTTGGCTCGGTCGCGTTGGGTCATGAGCGAGAACAGGCCGAAATGCATTGAACTCTTCCTTTGCTGAAGCTGAGGTCAGAAGCCGACGATGGTCTCGCCGCCGTTCGGACTGATGGACTGGCCGGTCACGAAGTCGCCCGAGGGCGACGCGAAATAGGCGACCGCATAGGAGATCTCTTCGGGCGCCGCCCATCGGCCGACGGGGACGAGCTTCTCCTTGATGCGGATCTTCTCCCATCCCTGGACCTTGATGGGCATCTCGGTGAGGACACCGCCGGGGCAGACCGTGTTGACGAGGATGTTGTAGGACGCGAACTCCTTGGCCCAGGCCTTGGTGAAGCCCTGCACCGCCGTCTTGGCCGCGCAGTAATGCGAAGCCGTCGAATGTCCCGTCATGCCCCAGATGGACGAGATATTGATAATGCGTCCGAAGCGCCGCTGCTTCATGCCCGGGATCACCGCCTGAGTACAGAAGAAGGTGCCGCGGACATGAATGTCGAACATTCGTTGAAAGATCTCCTCATCAATCTCCTCCACGGTCGCGTGGTGGCCGATGCCAGCATTGTTGACAAGGATGTCGATGGGGCCAAGCTGCTTTTCGGCCTCCGCGACAAGACGCACCATGGCGGGAGCATCGGAGACGCTGTCGTGGAAGACGGCGACGCGCCGCCCGAGGGCACGGACCGCATCGGCTGCGGCTGCGGCATCCTCCTTCAGCACATCGTGAATGACGATGTCGGCGCCGCGTGCCGCCAGCAGTTCGGCATGCGCCCGGCCCATGCCACGGCCCGATCCGGTGATCCAGGCGATCTTGCCTTCCAAATTCGTCGACTTGTCCATGTGTATGTCTCCTCAGATGCCGACGATGACTTCGCCGCCATTCGGGCTCAGAACCTGGCCGGTGATGAAGTCGGCCTCGGAGGACGCGAGGAACGCGACGGCATAGGCCATCTCAATCGGCTCGCAATACCGCTTGAGCGGCACCTTCTCCTCCTTGGCCCGCCTTGTCTCCTCAGTGTCGAAGCGGAGCGGCCCGCCGGAGCGCACGCCGCCGGGGGCGACCGCGTTGACATGGACGTTCCAGGGCGCGAATTCCTTGGCCCAACATTTGGTGAAGCCGATCAAAGCGGCTTTCGCACCGCAATAGTGAGAGGCGACCGGGGCCCCCGTCATTCCCCAGATCGAGGCGATGTTGATGATCTTGCCGTAGCGGGCCTCCTTCATGGCGGGAATGACCGTCTGGGTCGCGAAGAAGGAGCCGCGCACATGGACGGCAAACATCCGGTCGAAGTCGCTCTCGGAAATGTCGGTGAACTCGGCGCGCTGTCCGAAGCCTGCATTGTTGACCAGGATGCCGATCGGGCCGAGGGCTGCCGCTGCGCTCTTCACCATCTCCTTTACGGCCTTGGTGTCGCCCATGTCGACGGTCTCGACGTGCGCACGGCGGCCGCGTTCGCGCACCATCTCCGCCGTTTCGGCCGCCTTTTCACCGTCCAGGTCGGCGACGACGATGTCGGCGCCCCTTTCCGCCATGAGCAAAGCATGCGCCCGGCCCATGCCGCCTCCCGAGCCGGTAATCAGGGCGACCTTGTTGTCCAGAATGGGCATCGACTACTCCTTGTTGATCAGCAAAGTGGCGGCGGCGGGCCAAATGAGGGACACACGTGCAGACATGGGCAGCATGTCCGACTGGCGGACCGAGGGCAGCCGAACCGTCATGACGGCGCCTTGATCCGTCTCAACCTGATAGCGGAACATGCCGGCGGTATAGACCGCATCCAGGATGCGACCCTCCAGGGTGTTGTCGTCTTCGGATACCGCAGGCGTGCCGGTTTCGATCCGGATCGATTCCGGCCTGATGCAGACGACGGAATTCGCCGCCGTCGCCGTTCCGGACATTGTGTCGAGGGCCTTCAGGGCACCGCCCTTGATGGGAACATGCAGGGACTGGCCGCCTGAGGCCTGAGGCTTGGCTGTGACGTCGATCAGGTTCGCACTGCCGAGAAAGCAGGCGACGAAGGCGTTGCGCGGATGCTCGTACAGGTCCCGCGGCGTACCGTGCTGGACGATCTCGCCGCCATTCATGATGGCGAGACGATCGGACATGGCCGCAGCCTCGTCCTGGTCGTGGGTGACGTAGAGGACCGTCGCGTCGACCTTGCGGTGGAAGGCCTTGATCTCGAACTGCATCTCTTCGCGCAGGTTCTTGTCCAGTGCGCCGAGGGGCTCATCCATCAGCAGCATGCGCGGACTGTAGACAGCGGCCCGGGCCAGGGCGATGCGCTGCTGCTGGCCACCGGACAGCTGGCTCGGCATGCGATGGCCGACATCCGGCAGGCGGACCGTCGCCAGCATGGCCTGGGTGCGCTGCTTGACCTCGGCTGCGGGCAGCTTGCGCAGCTTGAGCGGAAAGGCGACGTTCTCGAAGACGCTCATGTGAGGGAAGAGCGCGTAGTTCTGGAAGACCATGCCGATGTTGCGCATGAAGGGCGGCATGGAGGAGATGTCAGTGCCGTCGATCTCGATGCGGCCGCGGCTCGCGGGGGAGAAGCCCGCGACCGCGCCGAGCAGGGTCGTCTTGCCCGAACCGCTCGGGCCGATGAGGGAGAAAAATTCCCCGGGCTCAATCTGGAGATTGGTGCGCCGCAGCGCCGTAAAGGTGCCGTAGGTCTTTTCCAGGTCGACGAGGGTCAGTCTTGCGCCGCGTTCAGCCATGTGCACCCGCCTTGAGGCCATCATTTCGCGGCTGAAGCACCGAAACGATCAGCAAAAGAACCAATGTGAAGAGAAGGATCAATGTCGCGACCGCTGCGATCGACGGCGTCAGGTAATCGGCCAGTTGGAGCCAGATGAGCCGCGGCAGGGTCTGGGTGCCGACGCCGGTAAGGAAGAGCGACAGCATGAGTTCATCGAAGGAGGAGGCAAAGGCCAGAATGCCGCCAATGATCACGCCGGTCCTGATCAGGGGAAAGGTGATCTTCCAGAAGGACTGCCAGGGTCGCGCGCCCATCGTCATCGCCGCGAGCTCCAGAGAGGCCGGATGGCGCGCCAGAGCCGAGTTCACGCTGATGAAGACGAGGGGAATGCCGATGACGGTGTGGCTGATGATGACGCCGACATAGGAGGTGAGCAGGCCCATCCACAGCATCATCGGATAGAGGCCGATGGCCAGGATGACGTGCGGCAGCATCATGGGGGCGACGATCAGGGCGGTGACGAGCCCCTTGGTGGTCAAGTTGCCGCGCGAGACGGCGAGGGCAGCGAGGGTGCCGAGGATCATCGAAAGGACAGCTGTCGGCACGCCGATGATGAGGGAGTTCATGGCCGCACGGGCCCAGGCAGGGTTCTCCACCACGCGGGCGTACCATTGCATCGACCAGCCCGTGGGCGGGAAGGAGAGATAGCTCTGATTGCTGAAGGACAATGGAACGATCACGAATTGCGGCAGCAGCAGATAGAGCAGGGTGACGGCGGCCACCGCCCACAGCAGGGCGTTGGAGATGCGGTAGCGGCGGGGCAGAGCGATTTCAGGCTGCATGGGTGCCGTCGCCTTCCGCATAACGCATAACGCGAAGATAGATCAGGTAGATGGCAATGGTCACCGCCAGCAGCAGGCTGGCCAGGGCGGAGGCCAGGCCCCAATTCAGCAGATGATTGGCCTGTTGCTCGATGAGGACAGCGGCCATCATGTGCTGCGGGCCCCCGAGCAAAGCTGGGGTGACGAAGAAGCCTAGGGAGAGCATGAAGACCACCGCCGAGCCGGCGCTGACACCGGGCAGAGACAGAGGCACGAAAATGCTCCGGAAGCTCTTCCAGGGGCTCGCACCCATGACGCCGGCGGCGGAAATCAGCGAACGGTCGATGGAGCGCATATTGGCCAGGAGGGGCAGGATCATGAAGGGCAGCATGATGTGCACCATGCCGACATTGACGGCGAAAGCGCCGGGAATGAAGCTCACGGCGCGTTCGATGACGCCGCTGCCCATGAGCAGGTCATTGAAGACACCGCGACGCTGGAAGATGACCATCCAGGCATAGGAGCGGATGACCACGCTCGTCCACAGCGAGATCACGACGATGGCGACCATCACGTTGAGCAGCGTTCCCCGAACCTTCGCCATGAGGTAGGACAGGGGATAGGCGACGATAAGGCAGAGCACCGTGACGATCGCCGCCGTCTGCAGGGTGTTCAGCAGGACGCCGACATAGGGACCGCCCTCAAGGATCTGGCGGTAATTGCCGAAGCCGATGGCTGGATCAACGAAGCTGCGGTAGACGACCACGATGATCGGCGCGAGGAAGAAGATCCCCACGAAGACAATCGGTGCCCACAGCATCTGCCGGTAAAGCCGGGTGATGCTCCATCCGCCCCTGAGCTCAACGGCGCTCCAAGCGTTCATTGCCGAAATCCACTCCTGGCACCAGCCCGTGCCTATGCTGGATCCGCCGGATCGCTCCGGCGGGTCCAGTGTCGATCAAAGGTTTACCGTCAGGCCTGCAGCCAGGTGTTGAACCGCTCGGTCACCTTGGCGGCGTTGTCGGCCCAGTATTCGACGCTCAGCATGACGGTGTTCTCGCCAACCTTGGGCAGGCGTGCCTTGACCGTGTCGTCGAGGAGAGGAAGGGCTGCGGGATTGACGGGGCCATAGGGGATCTTGCGCGTGAATGCCGCCTGGGCCTCGGCGCTGAGGGCGTAGGCCATGAGGTCCATGGCTTCGGCCTTGTGCTTGGCGCCTTTCGGCACCGCCCAACCGTCCGAAATCAAGACCGCCTGGTTGAAGACGAAATCAACCGGCGCGCCGGATTCCTTGGGTTCCTGCACGCGGCCGTTCCAGATGGCACCCGCATCCACCTCGCCATCGATCAGAAACTGGGCGCCCTGGGCGCCGGTGTCCCAGAGGAGGAGCTTGGACTTGATCTTGTCGAGTGCCGCAAAGGCCCGGTCGAGGTCGAGGGGATAGAGCTGATCGATCGGCACGCCATCGGCCAGGAGCGTCGCCTCGAGGGTCTGGAACGGACGCTTCCACATGCCGATGCGGCCCGAGATGGCGAAGAGCTCAGCCCAGTTCTGGGGCGGGTTCGACTTGATGCTCTGGGTGTTCCATGCGGTGCAATAGGCGGCGAAGTCCGTCTTCACGAAGAACTCGTAGGTCGTGTCCTTCACCAGTTGCGACTTGTCGATCACGGCATAATCGATCGGCTCGAACAGGCCCTGGCGACCATAGCCGATGAAGGTTTCCGCGGGTCCCTGCATCAGGTCCCATTGGGTGTTGCCCTGCTCGACCATGGCCTTGAGCTGCGCCGCGGTATTGGCCGTCGCCACCACTTCGATCCCGGTCTTCTTGGTCCATGGATCCCAAACGGCCGTCTTGTAGGCCTCGCCAAGCTTACCGCCGCCATTGGCCATGACGATCTGCTTGGTCTGGGCGCGCAGGATGGCCGGTGCGGCGAGGAGACTTGTCGCTGCTCCCAAGGTGGCCAAAGCCGTGCGGCGCGTCATCGGTAATTTGGAACGATCGATCTTCGACATATTGCTCACCCTCTTTCCCGTTATGAAATGCCAGACATTGTGCTGGTTCTTGTCGTTGGGCTCGTCGCGGTCCGGCTGGCCTTCGACTCAGGTCATGAACAGACCCCGTTGGCGATGATGGTCTGACCAACGATGTAGCGGTTCCTGGTGGAGGCCAAGAACAGGATGACTTCCGCCAGATCCTCCGGCTCCGCGACGCGGCCCAGGGGGATCGATTTCGCACGCTCCTCGATCAAATTGCCGCGGGCGCGCAGCGTTTCCGTGGCGATCGGGCCGGGGCTCACGGCGTTCACCAGGATCTGGCTCGGGGCCAGTTCCTCGGCGAAGGATTTGGTGAGGCTGACGACGGAGGCCTTCGCCGCGCCGTAATGAGGCATGATCGCCCGCGGCCGATGCGCGGCCCCGGAAGCCACGTTGACGATGCGGCCACTGCGCTGTCCGACCATGATGTCCATCACCGCGCGGGTCGCCAGGAACATGGAGGTGACGTTGGTGCGGAACATCCATTCCCATTCGTCGATCGTGATCTCGCGGGCGGTACTGTAGCGCCAGCCGCCAGCATTATTCACGAGAACGTCGAGGCGGCCACCGAAGCGGCTGGAAATCGCTTCATGGAGCGCGGGGTATTGGGACTCGTCGGCCAAATCCATGGCAATCGCGTGGGTGCGGAGGCCTTCGGAGCGGAGGCCAGAGGCCGTGGCCTCAACCGAGTCGGCATCGATGTCGACCAGCAGGACGGTCGCGCCCCGCTCAGCCATCATCCGTGCCGTGGCCGCTCCCAGGCCGCGGCCGGCTCCCGTGACAATTCCGTACTGACCTTCGAAATCGCCGCCCATTGCATGCTCCATGCGATCAACGGAGCTTGAAACAAATGACCCATTATGTCAATTAGAGATCATATGTTGTTTTTTGTTGTTCAACGGTTTTGGATCGGCGGTGACCGTCACCGATCCATCGAAAGTTGACGGGGGATCGCGCCTTGAAGAATGCCCAGAACAGCCCCTCCACCCATGTCTTCCACCGCATGCCGAAAGCGAAGCTGCCCCAGGCCGTCGGCGGGCAAGGCCCCTATATCTTCGACACGGAGGGGAAGGCGTATATCGATGCCTCGGGCGGTGCAGCGGTCAGTTCACTGGGCCATGGGCATGCGCGCGTGACGCAGGCGATCAAGGACCAGCTGGACCGTCTCGCCTTCGCCCATACGGGCTTCTTCACCAGCGACAAGGCCGAGGAGCTGGGCCGATTGCTCGCCGAAGCCGCGCCGGGAGATCTGGAGAAGACCTATTTCCTGTCGGGCGGCTCGGAGGCGGTGGAGGCCGCCCTGAAACTCTGTCGCCAGTATTTCACCGAGATCGGCCAACAGAAGCGCACAAAGATCATTTCCCGCCGGCAGAGCTATCACGGCAATACCCTCGGCGCGCTGGCCGCCGGCGGCAACATGATGCGGCGGCAGAAATATGCCGAGCTGCTTATCGACGTGGTCCATATCGCACCGTGCTATCCCTATCGAGACAAGTCGCCCGACGAGACCGAGCGTGCCTATGGGCTCAGGATCGCCAATGAACTGGAAACCGCCATCCTGGAGCAGGGGCCCGAGACCGTCATGTGCTTCATCGCCGAGACGGTCGGCGGGGCAACGCTGGGAGCCGTGCCGCCGGTCGAGGGCTATTTCGAGCGGATCCGGGAGATCTGCGACACCTATGGGATTCTCCTCATCCTCGACGAGGTGATGTGCGGGATGGGCCGAACGGGGACCCTGTTCGCCTATGAGCAAGAGGGGATCCAGCCGGACATCGTCGCGTTGGCCAAGGGACTCGGCGCCGGCTACCAACCCATCGGCGCCATGATGACCACGCGGAAAGTGTTCGATGCGGTGGTCGACGGTTCGGGCTTCTTCCAGCACGGGCACACCTATTCAGGCCACATCACGGCCTGTGCCGGGGCGCTGGCGGTGCAGGAGACGATCCGCGACGAGGACCTGCTCGCCAATGTCAGGCTGCGGGGCGGGCACCTGATGGATGCTTTGACGGAGCGCTTCGGAAACCATCCGCATGTGGGCGACATCCGCGGGCGTGGACTGTTCCTGGCGATGGAATTCGTCAGCGACCGCGCCAGCAAGACGCCATTGCCGGCGCAGGCCAAGTTTGCGAGCAGGCTCAAGGCGATCGCCATGGAGGAGGGGCTGATCTGCTATCCCATGAGCGGCCTGATCGACGGCATTTCGGGCGATCACGTCATGCTCGCGCCGCCCTTCATCATCGACGAGGCCCATGTGGTGGAGATCGTCGACAAGCTGGACCGCGCGGTGCAGCGAGGGCTGCGGGAGATCTCGGTTTAGGTGGCTGCCACCACGGCGGCTACCACACTCCGGCGCCCCGCATCAGCTGATTGACCCCGACCAGCAGCAGAAACCACAGGATGATCTTGTTGAAGGTCGCCTGTGACACCAGTCTGCGGGCGAACCTGCCGAGCAACAGACCCAAGGCGACGGGCAGGAGGCCGAAGGTCGAAAGCGCGATGTCGTCCCAGGTCACCAGGCCATTGGCGATAATGATGACGTTCAGCATCATCCCCGCCACGAAGAAGATGAGCGCGGAGGCGATGATGAAGAATTCGCGATCCACCCTGAGGGCCAGAAGGTAGAAGGCGGTCGGGGGTCCATAGAGCGAGGAGAAGCCGCCAAGGATCCCGATGATCATCCCGACGATGGGATTCCACAGCTTCTCGTTCGGCTTCAGGGTGCGGGGTTCGACGCGGATCAGGCCGAACAGGGCAAAGCCGAGGATCAGCAGCCCGGCGGCGAGATCCAGCTGATGGGGATCGAGGAAAAAGAGCGCC is part of the Rhodoligotrophos appendicifer genome and harbors:
- a CDS encoding aldehyde dehydrogenase family protein — its product is MNVINKADAFQHPFLDGSTKRMYIDGKWVEARSGKTFATYNPATGKVIAQVAEGDAADIDLAVAAARRAFEGPWSRFKPADRQRLLLKLADLVEADMENLATLDTLDMGAPITRTRGNRARAVGMLRYYAGQATSIHGETIENSLPGQIFSYTLKEPVGVVGAIIPWNGPLTASIWKLGPVLATGCTVVLKPAEEAPLTPLRLAELCEEAGVPPGVVNVVPGHGETAGAALASHMGVDKVAFTGSHLTGQKIIRASAGNLKRVSLELGGKSPDIVFADADMAAAVPGAGMAVFSNSGQICSAGTRLFVEEKIYEEFTERVAEFSRSLKVGNGLDPDTQVGPLVSSEQLDRVSGYLKVGKEEGARALSGGARLTDGDYADGYFIPPTVFGNVRDEMRIAQEEIFGPVLSAIPFTDIDEVISRGNNTSFGLGSGVWTQDVGKAHKLAKGLRAGSVWINCYQAMDPAVPFGGYKMSGYGRESGVQHVEEYLNVKAVWIKTE
- a CDS encoding MurR/RpiR family transcriptional regulator, with amino-acid sequence MKLTTPSTTDQLEPAAIVELLKSRFGQLSPKLRAAARFVIDHPEEIAINSMRATAKRADVHPNTMLRIARELDFDSYQSFRDCFRKNAVRGSRADWLRRAHAVREHYPQGPSGPILSEHIEREMSNIRDTFSAENIASLEKAVAIIDKCRRIYVVGLRSMFAVSYYFHYVCRFFSGKTILLTGTGGTFADELRGMEVSDVLLVFSYRPYTMDAVKAVNFARKRGAKIITVTDSRVSPVTNEDSLNFIVNNSSDSLFPTVLPAFAIAQALAHLLVSTGDSNVMETISRSQEQLDNFGVYCE
- a CDS encoding LLM class flavin-dependent oxidoreductase gives rise to the protein MHFGLFSLMTQRDRAKTPGLIYRETLDHVKIAEQIGMEVAWFAEHHFSNYCMCPSPLAMSTYMAGQTSTIKVGPAVIVAPLYEPVRLAEDIGVADQISDGRLVLGFGSGYQEYEFHKFGRDLKQARTDLLEILDFVHAYLNNETFSFNGTRIQMPETSFSIRPVQKHMPVYVAGMGSDVETQRRAVERGYTPFFTTGWSDVASVAKVKEGLASTYASAGGDVSTMPFAIQRYIFVTDSREEALQAADGARYIRRIAAAMRGKYGKFDGAFMQEVPADDEPPLEEILERLPMGDPETVAERLSRDIDALGPDHISCFMGIPGMPQAKVLKSMERFGSEVMPLLEKRYGDLSRLGGMAEQTRPVRSLVNG
- a CDS encoding SDR family NAD(P)-dependent oxidoreductase, which translates into the protein MDKSTNLEGKIAWITGSGRGMGRAHAELLAARGADIVIHDVLKEDAAAAADAVRALGRRVAVFHDSVSDAPAMVRLVAEAEKQLGPIDILVNNAGIGHHATVEEIDEEIFQRMFDIHVRGTFFCTQAVIPGMKQRRFGRIINISSIWGMTGHSTASHYCAAKTAVQGFTKAWAKEFASYNILVNTVCPGGVLTEMPIKVQGWEKIRIKEKLVPVGRWAAPEEISYAVAYFASPSGDFVTGQSISPNGGETIVGF
- a CDS encoding SDR family NAD(P)-dependent oxidoreductase, yielding MPILDNKVALITGSGGGMGRAHALLMAERGADIVVADLDGEKAAETAEMVRERGRRAHVETVDMGDTKAVKEMVKSAAAALGPIGILVNNAGFGQRAEFTDISESDFDRMFAVHVRGSFFATQTVIPAMKEARYGKIINIASIWGMTGAPVASHYCGAKAALIGFTKCWAKEFAPWNVHVNAVAPGGVRSGGPLRFDTEETRRAKEEKVPLKRYCEPIEMAYAVAFLASSEADFITGQVLSPNGGEVIVGI
- a CDS encoding ABC transporter ATP-binding protein, giving the protein MAERGARLTLVDLEKTYGTFTALRRTNLQIEPGEFFSLIGPSGSGKTTLLGAVAGFSPASRGRIEIDGTDISSMPPFMRNIGMVFQNYALFPHMSVFENVAFPLKLRKLPAAEVKQRTQAMLATVRLPDVGHRMPSQLSGGQQQRIALARAAVYSPRMLLMDEPLGALDKNLREEMQFEIKAFHRKVDATVLYVTHDQDEAAAMSDRLAIMNGGEIVQHGTPRDLYEHPRNAFVACFLGSANLIDVTAKPQASGGQSLHVPIKGGALKALDTMSGTATAANSVVCIRPESIRIETGTPAVSEDDNTLEGRILDAVYTAGMFRYQVETDQGAVMTVRLPSVRQSDMLPMSARVSLIWPAAATLLINKE
- a CDS encoding ABC transporter permease, with protein sequence MQPEIALPRRYRISNALLWAVAAVTLLYLLLPQFVIVPLSFSNQSYLSFPPTGWSMQWYARVVENPAWARAAMNSLIIGVPTAVLSMILGTLAALAVSRGNLTTKGLVTALIVAPMMLPHVILAIGLYPMMLWMGLLTSYVGVIISHTVIGIPLVFISVNSALARHPASLELAAMTMGARPWQSFWKITFPLIRTGVIIGGILAFASSFDELMLSLFLTGVGTQTLPRLIWLQLADYLTPSIAAVATLILLFTLVLLLIVSVLQPRNDGLKAGAHG
- a CDS encoding ABC transporter permease, encoding MNAWSAVELRGGWSITRLYRQMLWAPIVFVGIFFLAPIIVVVYRSFVDPAIGFGNYRQILEGGPYVGVLLNTLQTAAIVTVLCLIVAYPLSYLMAKVRGTLLNVMVAIVVISLWTSVVIRSYAWMVIFQRRGVFNDLLMGSGVIERAVSFIPGAFAVNVGMVHIMLPFMILPLLANMRSIDRSLISAAGVMGASPWKSFRSIFVPLSLPGVSAGSAVVFMLSLGFFVTPALLGGPQHMMAAVLIEQQANHLLNWGLASALASLLLAVTIAIYLIYLRVMRYAEGDGTHAA
- a CDS encoding ABC transporter substrate-binding protein; translation: MSKIDRSKLPMTRRTALATLGAATSLLAAPAILRAQTKQIVMANGGGKLGEAYKTAVWDPWTKKTGIEVVATANTAAQLKAMVEQGNTQWDLMQGPAETFIGYGRQGLFEPIDYAVIDKSQLVKDTTYEFFVKTDFAAYCTAWNTQSIKSNPPQNWAELFAISGRIGMWKRPFQTLEATLLADGVPIDQLYPLDLDRAFAALDKIKSKLLLWDTGAQGAQFLIDGEVDAGAIWNGRVQEPKESGAPVDFVFNQAVLISDGWAVPKGAKHKAEAMDLMAYALSAEAQAAFTRKIPYGPVNPAALPLLDDTVKARLPKVGENTVMLSVEYWADNAAKVTERFNTWLQA